One stretch of Miscanthus floridulus cultivar M001 chromosome 18, ASM1932011v1, whole genome shotgun sequence DNA includes these proteins:
- the LOC136520581 gene encoding zinc finger protein ZOP1-like, which yields MTEYWVSQGNKWCDFCKIYIANNSFSIRTHELGKRHKDNVTKRLSTMQSESEAKEKEQQQAARALQQIEAKAKKSYQKDLENSQRNVDGDTSSAPGDGWVFDSASGYYHDKSTGLYYDSNSGFYYSDSLGKWVTQEEAYKSVQTSKTDIGQSSTSQTKAPAAEMAVPAIKGGPAPGRVVTKLLNPMRPIKGTPAPSAVAVNKRKREDGKPKVISKEEEAALKAREAARKRVEDREKPLMGLYKTY from the exons ATGACGGAG TATTGGGTGAGCCAAGGAAACAAATGGTGCGACTTCTGTAAGATTTATATAGCGAACAATTCCTTCAGCATCAGGACACATGAACTTGGTAAGCGCCACAAGGACAATGTCACCAAAAGACTGTCGACAATGCAAAGTGAGAGTGAGGCAAAGGAAAAGGAACAGCAGCAAGCTGCCCGAGCCCTACAGCAGATAGAAGCA AAAGCTAAAAAGAGCTATCAAAAGGATTTAGAGAATAGCCAGAGGAATGTTGATGGAGACACTTCTTCGGCACCTGGAGATG GGTGGGTATTTGACTCGGCATCGGGATATTACCATGACAAATCTactggactttattatgattcaAACTCTGGCTTCTATTATTCTGATAGTTTAG GCAAGTGGGTTACTCAAGAAGAGGCGTACAAGTCTGTGCAAACTTCCAAAACAGACATTGGTCAATCCTCAACTTCACAAACAAAAGCTCCTGCTGCAGAAATGGCTGTTCCTGCTATTAAAGGAGGTCCAGCTCCAGGTCGGGTAGTCACGAAACTATTGAACCCAATGAGACCTATTAAGGGCACTCCTGCCCCATCTGCTGTTGCTGTTAACAAGAGGAAGAGGGAGGACGGCAAGCCCAAGGtgatctccaaggaggaggaagcGGCCCTCAAAGCACGGGAAGCAGCGAGGAAGAGAGTGGAGGATAGAGAGAAGCCTCTGATGGGATTATACAAAACCTACTAA